A single window of Scomber scombrus chromosome 12, fScoSco1.1, whole genome shotgun sequence DNA harbors:
- the ikzf5 gene encoding zinc finger protein Pegasus yields MGEEKPDTLDFVKDFQEYLSQQTQHVNMISGSVSGVKEADELPADCSQNGLDHPAVDMSLEDSSGILVDGFERTYDGKLKCRYCNYATRGTARLIEHIRIHTGEKPHRCHLCPFASAYERHLEAHMRSHTGEKPYKCELCSFRCSDRSNLSHHRRRRHKLLPMKGARSLSHKKMLSVLQKKASSLGYGRRLLINFSPPSMVVHKADNVNDYSHELPHLRQETYDNPSHAGEDGISTNPNHHHHDMIMDNPLNQLSTLAGQLASLPSESQAQTQPPLSPGAESIVDEKPFLIQQPHPATAPVTVTASMAHASSSSPVTPEPRAPPHNNCSPGRGPCSEHSGRTSTPSISNSQPSTPAPGLSAPLQDPHMLHHCQHCDIYFPDNILYTIHMGCHGYENPFQCNICGHKCKSKYDFACHFARGQHK; encoded by the exons ATGGGTGAGGAAAAGCCGGACACGCTGGactttgtgaaggatttccaggAGTATCTGAGCCAGCAGACTCAACATGTCAACATGATATCAGGCTCAGTCAGCGGCGTCAAAGAGGCGGACGAGCTGCCAGCCG ACTGCAGTCAGAATGGGCTGGATCACCCTGCAGTGGATATGTCACTGGAGGACAGCTCAGGGATCCTGGTGGATGGCTTTGAGAGGACCTATGATGGCAAGCTCAAGTGCCGCTACTGCAACTATGCCACCAGAGGCACAGCCCGACTCATTGAGCACATCCGAATTCACACAG GAGAGAAACCTCACCGCTGCCACCTCTGCCCATTTGCTTCCGCCTATGAACGCCACCTGgaggcccacatgagatcacacacaggtgagaagccttACAAGTGCGAGCTGTGCTCCTTCCGCTGTAGTGACCGTAGCAACCTGTCACACCATCGCCGCCGACGCCACAAACTTCTGCCGATGAAAGGTGCTCGCTCACTTTCCCATAAGAAGATGCTGAGTGTCTTGCAGAAGAAGGCCAGCTCACTGGGCTATGGCCGCCGACTCCTCATCAACTTCAGCCCCCCTTCTATGGTGGTGCACAAGGCTGACAATGTGAATGACTACTCCCATGAGCTACCCCATTTACGTCAGGAGACCTATGATAATCCGAGTCATGCAGGGGAGGACGGGATCTCAACAAATCCAAATCACCATCACCATGATATGATCATGGATAACCCCCTGAACCAGCTGTCCACCCTGGCAGGCCAGTTGGCCAGCCTCCCTTCAGAGTCCCAGGCTCAGACTCAACCTCCCTTGTCTCCTGGAGCCGAGTCTATTGTTGATGAGAAGCCTTTTCTCATCCAGCAACCCCACCCCGCCACAGCTCCTGTGACAGTCACAGCCAGCATGGCCCacgcctcctcctcttccccagTCACCCCAGAGCCCCGAGCTCCTCCACACAACAACTGCAGCCCTGGAAGGGGACCTTGCAGCGAGCACAGCGGGCGTACCAGTACCCCTAGTATCTCTAACAGCCAACCCAGTACACCAGCCCCAGGCCTGTCTGCCCCACTCCAGGACCCCCACATGCTGCATCACTGCCAGCACTGTGACATCTACTTCCCCGACAACATCCTCTACACCATCCACATGGGCTGCCATGGTTACGAGAACCCATTCCAGTGCAACATCTGCGGCCACAAGTGCAAGAGCAAGTACGACTTTGCCTGCCACTTTGCCCGCGGGCAGCACAAGTAA
- the LOC133991467 gene encoding tubulin alpha-1B chain-like has protein sequence MPSDKTIGGGDDSFSTFFSETGAGKHVPRAVFVDLEPTVIDEVRTGTYRQLFHPEQLITGKEDAANNYARGHYTIGKEIIDLVLDRIRKLADQCTGLQGFLVFHSFGGGTGSGFTSLLMERLSVDYGKKSKLEFSIYPAPQVSTAVVEPYNAILTTHTTLEHSDCAFMVDNEAIYDICRRNLDIERPTYTNLNRLMSQIVSSITASLRFDGALNVDLAEFQTNLVPYPRIHFPLATYAPVISAEKAYHEQLTVAEITNACFEPSNQMVKCDPRHGKYMACCLLYRGDVVPKDVNAAIATIKTKRTIQFVDWCPTGFKVGINYQPPTVVPGGDLAKVQRAVCMLSNTTAIAEAWARLDHKFDLMYAKRAFVHWYVGEGMEEGEFSEAREDMAALEKDYEEVGMDSVEGEGEEEGEEF, from the exons ATGCCCAGTGACAAGACCattggaggaggagatgattCCTTCAGCACCTTCTTCAGTGAGACTGGAGCTGGAAAGCACGTCCCCAGAGCTGTTTTTGTGGACCTGGAGCCCACTGTCATTG ATGAGGTGAGAACTGGGACCTACCGCCAGCTGTTTCATCCTGAGCAGCTGATCACTGGCAAGGAGGACGCTGCTAACAACTACGCCCGTGGACACTACACCATCGGCAAAGAGATCATTGATCTGGTGCTGGACAGGATCCGTAAACTG GCTGATCAGTGTACTGGCCTTCAGGGCTTCCTGGTCTTTCACAGCTTTGGTGGTGGTACTGGCTCTGGTTTTACCTCCCTGCTGATGGAGCGTCTATCAGTCGACTACGGCAAGAAGTCCAAGCTGGAGTTCTCCATTTACCCCGCTCCCCAGGTGTCCACTGCTGTGGTAGAGCCCTACAACGCCATCCTGACGACCCACACCACCCTGGAGCACTCTGACTGTGCCTTCATGGTGGATAACGAAGCCATCTACGATATCTGTCGTAGGAACCTGGATATCGAGCGTCCGACCTACACCAACCTGAACCGGCTGATGAGTCAGAttgtgtcctccatcactgccTCCCTTCGTTTCGACGGTGCCCTTAACGTTGATCTTGCGGAGTTCCAGACCAACCTGGTGCCATATCCCCGTATCCACTTCCCTCTGGCCACCTACGCTCCCGTCATCTCCGCTGAGAAGGCGTACCACGAGCAGTTAACGGTGGCAGAGATCACCAACGCATGCTTTGAGCCTTCTAATCAGATGGTAAAATGTGATCCCCGCCACGGTAAATACATGGCGTGCTGCCTTCTGTACCGTGGTGATGTGGTGCCCAAAGATGTCAATGCTGCCATTGCCACCATTAAGACCAAGCGCACCATCCAGTTTGTGGACTGGTGCCCCACTGGTTTCAAGGTGGGTATCAACTACCAGCCGCCCACTGTAGTTCCCGGTGGAGACCTGGCTAAAGTCCAGAGGGCTGTGTGCATGCTGAGCAACACCACCGCCATTGCAGAGGCCTGGGCTCGACTCGACCACAAGTTTGACCTGATGTACGCCAAGCGCGCCTTTGTTCACTGGTATGTGGGtgaggggatggaggagggggagttCTCCGAGGCCAGAGAGGACATGGCAGCTCTGGAGAAGGATTATGAGGAGGTTGGGATGGACTCTGTTGAgggtgaaggagaggaggagggtgaagagttttaa